In Stigmatopora nigra isolate UIUO_SnigA chromosome 2, RoL_Snig_1.1, whole genome shotgun sequence, a single window of DNA contains:
- the LOC144193310 gene encoding fatty acid 2-hydroxylase-like: MSPSTSPRFFTKREVTLHRTKDSCWVLLGSRVYDVTAFLRMHPGGEALILGRSGKDVSKEMEGPPHRHSENARRWMEQYYIGELVPDNDTLELQNLRERRNISEETKEKTEHGVATEKLDHQKAPYNLCSSVDLENDLVDWRKPLAWQVGHLGEKYDAWVHQPVDKPIRLFGNPFLEASTKTSWYWVPVVWLPLVFYFSWSCYSTLARGTTRIAITSDFSFMVHKYSFPLFFMMGWLLWSFLEYCIHRFVFHMKPPAHNYYLITLHFLLHGQHHKSPFDGSRLVFPPGLASFVVGTFYAILNCLLPEMVSLSMFVGGLCGYVVYDMIHYYLHYGAPKKGSYMYSLKAYHVKHHFEHQRAGFGISTAFWDRPFNTVIPDEKFES; the protein is encoded by the exons ATGTCTCCTTCCACATCTCCCCGGTTCTTCACGAAGAGGGAGGTGACCCTCCACCGTACCAAGGACTCATGCTGGGTGCTACTCGGGTCCCGGGTGTATGACGTGACCGCCTTTTTACGGATGCACCCGGGAGGAGAGGCGCTCATACTTGGCCGATCGGGAAAAGACGTCAGTAAGGAGATGGAGGGACCCCCGCATCGGCACTCAGAAAACGCCCGACGGTGGATGGAGCAATACTACATCGGAGAATTGGTCCCAGACAACGACACACTGGAACTCCAG aatCTGAGAGAAAGGAGGAACATCAGTGaagagacaaaagaaaagaCAGAACATGGTGTAGCAACAGAGAAACTTGACCACCAAAAGGCTCCATACAATCTCTGCAGTTCTGTGGACCttgaaaat GATTTGGTGGACTGGAGGAAGCCCTTGGCGTGGCAAGTGGGCCATTTAGGAGAGAAATACGATGCTTGGGTTCATCAACCAGTCGACAAGCCTATCCGACTGTTTGGGAACCCTTTCCTTGAGGCAAGCACCAAAACCTCCTG GTATTGGGTGCCAGTGGTGTGGCTTCCTCTTGTGTTTTATTTCAGTTGGTCTTGCTACAGCACCCTGGCAAGGGGCACCACTAGAATAGCGATCACCTCAG ATTTCTCTTTCATGGTCCATAAGTACAGTTTCCCACTGTTCTTCATGATGGGCTGGCTCTTGTGGTCCTTCCTCGAGTACTGCATCCATCGCTTTGTCTTTCACATGAAACCGCCAGCTCATAACTACTACCTCATCACGCTACACTTTCTTCTGCATGGACAGCATCACAAG tCTCCATTCGACGGCTCCCGGCTTGTCTTCCCACCCGGATTGGCTTCTTTTGTGGTTGGGACTTTCTACGCCATCCTCAATTGTCTGCTGCCGGAAATGGTCAGCTTGTCCATGTTCGTCGGAGGGCTGTGTGGCTATGTGGTGTACGATATGATCCACTATTACCTTCACTATGGGGCACCGAAAAAAGGATCCTACATGTACAGCTTGAAAGCCTACCACGTCAAACACCACTTTGAGCACCAAAGAGCAG GTTTTGGAATCAGCACAGCATTTTGGGACCGCCCTTTTAACACGGTCATTCCTGATGAGAAATTTGAATCTTGA